A region of Homo sapiens chromosome 17, GRCh38.p14 Primary Assembly DNA encodes the following proteins:
- the PIMREG gene encoding protein PIMREG isoform 1 (isoform 1 is encoded by transcript variant 1): MASRWQNMGTSVRRRSLQHQEQLEDSKELQPVVSHQETSVGALGSLCRQFQRRLPLRAVNLNLRAGPSWKRLETPEPGQQGLQAAARSAKSALGAVSQRIQESCQSGTKWLVETQVKARRRKRGAQKGSGSPTHSLSQKSTRLSGAAPAHSAADPWEKEHHRLSVRMGSHAHPLRRSRREAAFRSPYSSTEPLCSPSESDSDLEPVGAGIQHLQKLSQELDEAIMAEESGDIVSLIHD; the protein is encoded by the exons ATGGCTTCTCGGTGGCAGAACATGGGGACCTCCGTGCGCCGGAGATCTCTCCAGCACCAGGAGCAGCTGGAGGACAGCAAGGAGCTGCAGCCTGTGGTCAGCCATCAGGAGACCTCTGTAGGGGCCCTGGGGTCCCTGTGCAGACAGTTCCAAAGGAGGCTGCCCCTGAGAGCCGTCAACCTCAACCTCCGCGCAGGGCCCTCCTGGAAACGCCTGGAAACCCCAGAGCCAGGTCAGCAGGGCCTCCAGGCTGCAGCTCGCTCAGCTAAGAGTGCTTTGGGTGCCGTGTCCCAG AGAATCCAGGAGTCCTGCCAAAGTGGCACCAAGTGGCTGGTGGAGACCCAGGTGAAGGCCAGGAGGCGGAAGAGAGGAGCACAGAAGGGCAGTGGATCCCCAACTCACAGCCTGAGCCAGAAGAGCACCCGGCTGTCTGGAGCCGCCCCTGCCCACTCAGCCGCAGACCCCTGGGAGAAGGAGCATCACCGCCTCTCTGTCCGGATGGGCTCACATGCCCACCCATTACGGCGATCAAGGCGGGAGGCTGCCTTCCGGAGCCCCTACTCCTCAACAGAGCCCCTCTGCTCTCCCAG CGAGTCTGACAGTGACCTAGAGCCTGTGGGGGCGGGAATTCAGCATCTCCAGAAGCTGTCCCAAGAGCTAGATGAAGCCATTATGGCGGAAGAGAG TGGTGACATCGTCTCTCTCATTCATGACTGA
- the PIMREG gene encoding protein PIMREG isoform X1 — protein sequence MASRWQNMGTSVRRRSLQHQEQLEDSKELQPVVSHQETSVGALGSLCRQFQRRLPLRAVNLNLRAGPSWKRLETPEPGQQGLQAAARSAKSALGAVSQRIQESCQSGTKWLVETQVKARRRKRGAQKGSGSPTHSLSQKSTRLSGAAPAHSAADPWEKEHHRLSVRMGSHAHPLRRSRREAAFRSPYSSTEPLCSPSESDSDLEPVGAGIQHLQKLSQELDEAIMAEERTLRGSSVPCLPMELGKAT from the exons ATGGCTTCTCGGTGGCAGAACATGGGGACCTCCGTGCGCCGGAGATCTCTCCAGCACCAGGAGCAGCTGGAGGACAGCAAGGAGCTGCAGCCTGTGGTCAGCCATCAGGAGACCTCTGTAGGGGCCCTGGGGTCCCTGTGCAGACAGTTCCAAAGGAGGCTGCCCCTGAGAGCCGTCAACCTCAACCTCCGCGCAGGGCCCTCCTGGAAACGCCTGGAAACCCCAGAGCCAGGTCAGCAGGGCCTCCAGGCTGCAGCTCGCTCAGCTAAGAGTGCTTTGGGTGCCGTGTCCCAG AGAATCCAGGAGTCCTGCCAAAGTGGCACCAAGTGGCTGGTGGAGACCCAGGTGAAGGCCAGGAGGCGGAAGAGAGGAGCACAGAAGGGCAGTGGATCCCCAACTCACAGCCTGAGCCAGAAGAGCACCCGGCTGTCTGGAGCCGCCCCTGCCCACTCAGCCGCAGACCCCTGGGAGAAGGAGCATCACCGCCTCTCTGTCCGGATGGGCTCACATGCCCACCCATTACGGCGATCAAGGCGGGAGGCTGCCTTCCGGAGCCCCTACTCCTCAACAGAGCCCCTCTGCTCTCCCAG CGAGTCTGACAGTGACCTAGAGCCTGTGGGGGCGGGAATTCAGCATCTCCAGAAGCTGTCCCAAGAGCTAGATGAAGCCATTATGGCGGAAGAGAG AACTCTCCGTGGCTCGTCTGTGCCCTGCCTGCCTATGGAATTGGGAAAAGCAACCTGA
- the PIMREG gene encoding protein PIMREG isoform 2 (isoform 2 is encoded by transcript variant 2), with translation MASRWQNMGTSVRRRSLQHQEQLEDSKELQPVVSHQETSVGALGSLCRQFQRRLPLRAVNLNLRAGPSWKRLETPEPGQQGLQAAARSAKSALGAVSQRIQESCQSGTKWLVETQVKARRRKRGAQKGSGSPTHSLSQKSTRLSGAAPAHSAADPWEKEHHRLSVRMGSHAHPLRRSRREAAFRSPYSSTEPLCSPSESDSDLEPVGAGIQHLQKLSQELDEAIMAEERKQALSDRQGFILKDVYASP, from the exons ATGGCTTCTCGGTGGCAGAACATGGGGACCTCCGTGCGCCGGAGATCTCTCCAGCACCAGGAGCAGCTGGAGGACAGCAAGGAGCTGCAGCCTGTGGTCAGCCATCAGGAGACCTCTGTAGGGGCCCTGGGGTCCCTGTGCAGACAGTTCCAAAGGAGGCTGCCCCTGAGAGCCGTCAACCTCAACCTCCGCGCAGGGCCCTCCTGGAAACGCCTGGAAACCCCAGAGCCAGGTCAGCAGGGCCTCCAGGCTGCAGCTCGCTCAGCTAAGAGTGCTTTGGGTGCCGTGTCCCAG AGAATCCAGGAGTCCTGCCAAAGTGGCACCAAGTGGCTGGTGGAGACCCAGGTGAAGGCCAGGAGGCGGAAGAGAGGAGCACAGAAGGGCAGTGGATCCCCAACTCACAGCCTGAGCCAGAAGAGCACCCGGCTGTCTGGAGCCGCCCCTGCCCACTCAGCCGCAGACCCCTGGGAGAAGGAGCATCACCGCCTCTCTGTCCGGATGGGCTCACATGCCCACCCATTACGGCGATCAAGGCGGGAGGCTGCCTTCCGGAGCCCCTACTCCTCAACAGAGCCCCTCTGCTCTCCCAG CGAGTCTGACAGTGACCTAGAGCCTGTGGGGGCGGGAATTCAGCATCTCCAGAAGCTGTCCCAAGAGCTAGATGAAGCCATTATGGCGGAAGAGAG GAAACAAGCCCTGTCTGACCGCCAAGGCTTCATACTCAAGGATGTCTATGCTTCCCCGTGA
- the PIMREG gene encoding protein PIMREG isoform X4, producing MMEKGIEAEMLLMETKGLDLQGINFRSCREGPVRGDLLSNESCCQEDVLILDRIQESCQSGTKWLVETQVKARRRKRGAQKGSGSPTHSLSQKSTRLSGAAPAHSAADPWEKEHHRLSVRMGSHAHPLRRSRREAAFRSPYSSTEPLCSPSESDSDLEPVGAGIQHLQKLSQELDEAIMAEERTLRGSSVPCLPMELGKAT from the exons ATGATGGAGAAGGGAATAGAGGCAGAGATGCTCCTGATGGAGACTAAGGGTTTGGACTTGCAGGGGATAAACTTCAGGAGCTGCCGAGAAGGTCCAGTTAGAGGGGATTTGCTGTCAAATGAGAGCTGCTGTCAGGAAGACGTCCTTATATTGGAT AGAATCCAGGAGTCCTGCCAAAGTGGCACCAAGTGGCTGGTGGAGACCCAGGTGAAGGCCAGGAGGCGGAAGAGAGGAGCACAGAAGGGCAGTGGATCCCCAACTCACAGCCTGAGCCAGAAGAGCACCCGGCTGTCTGGAGCCGCCCCTGCCCACTCAGCCGCAGACCCCTGGGAGAAGGAGCATCACCGCCTCTCTGTCCGGATGGGCTCACATGCCCACCCATTACGGCGATCAAGGCGGGAGGCTGCCTTCCGGAGCCCCTACTCCTCAACAGAGCCCCTCTGCTCTCCCAG CGAGTCTGACAGTGACCTAGAGCCTGTGGGGGCGGGAATTCAGCATCTCCAGAAGCTGTCCCAAGAGCTAGATGAAGCCATTATGGCGGAAGAGAG AACTCTCCGTGGCTCGTCTGTGCCCTGCCTGCCTATGGAATTGGGAAAAGCAACCTGA
- the PIMREG gene encoding protein PIMREG isoform X3 has translation MMEKGIEAEMLLMETKGLDLQGINFRSCREGPVRGDLLSNESCCQEDVLILDRIQESCQSGTKWLVETQVKARRRKRGAQKGSGSPTHSLSQKSTRLSGAAPAHSAADPWEKEHHRLSVRMGSHAHPLRRSRREAAFRSPYSSTEPLCSPSESDSDLEPVGAGIQHLQKLSQELDEAIMAEERKQALSDRQGFILKDVYASP, from the exons ATGATGGAGAAGGGAATAGAGGCAGAGATGCTCCTGATGGAGACTAAGGGTTTGGACTTGCAGGGGATAAACTTCAGGAGCTGCCGAGAAGGTCCAGTTAGAGGGGATTTGCTGTCAAATGAGAGCTGCTGTCAGGAAGACGTCCTTATATTGGAT AGAATCCAGGAGTCCTGCCAAAGTGGCACCAAGTGGCTGGTGGAGACCCAGGTGAAGGCCAGGAGGCGGAAGAGAGGAGCACAGAAGGGCAGTGGATCCCCAACTCACAGCCTGAGCCAGAAGAGCACCCGGCTGTCTGGAGCCGCCCCTGCCCACTCAGCCGCAGACCCCTGGGAGAAGGAGCATCACCGCCTCTCTGTCCGGATGGGCTCACATGCCCACCCATTACGGCGATCAAGGCGGGAGGCTGCCTTCCGGAGCCCCTACTCCTCAACAGAGCCCCTCTGCTCTCCCAG CGAGTCTGACAGTGACCTAGAGCCTGTGGGGGCGGGAATTCAGCATCTCCAGAAGCTGTCCCAAGAGCTAGATGAAGCCATTATGGCGGAAGAGAG GAAACAAGCCCTGTCTGACCGCCAAGGCTTCATACTCAAGGATGTCTATGCTTCCCCGTGA